The Natranaerovirga pectinivora DNA segment TTTTTACTACCTGACCTTCTTCTCTTGCTTTTTCCCTTTTTCTAGATGTTGGTTTCTCAGTTTTTTCCCCACTAGGACCATCAGCAAAAAATTGCAGATTATAACTCAAAATGGGTTTTTTAAATTTTCTCATGGCATCATTCCTCTTATTAACTGATCCATTGTTTGTATCATTCTATAAAAAATAAAATCACCAACAGCTGGCATTAATCCGATTGTAATTAATAAAATTGTCAGTCCAATTATTAATTTTAATGGCAGACCCACAACAAACATGTTCATTTGAGGTACTGTTCTAGCAAGAATACCAAGTATAACATTAACAATTAAAATACCTGCAAAAATGGGACTACTAATTTTAAATGCTATTACAAAGTAATCTGTTATGAAGTTAATCATAGTTGTATATAACGCTGGATTTACTGAAACGCCACCAATAGGAATTAATTTAAATGATTCAATAATCCCTTGTAATATATAAAAGTGCATATTAGTGGTAATAAGCAATAATAGGAAAATATAATAATAAAAATTAGCTGTAACTGGTAATTGTACTTGACTTAATGGGTCAAAGACATTAACCATAGCAAAACCAATATTATGATCTATTAATTGACCTGCTAAATTAATAATGGAGAATGTTACAAATACACCAAAACCAATTAACCAACCTACAAAAATTTCTTGCATAACAAAAAAAGCATAACCAATTACCGTTTCAAAATAATTGATTGGTTGTATAGGTACCAAGTTAAATAATATTAAAGTTAAAAAAAAGGCTAATCCTATCTTAGCATAAACTGGTATGTTTTTTATACCAAATAATGGTACTACTGAGATAAAACTAACCATTCTTATTAACATTAGCAAAAAAATATCTAACTGAAAAAACGGGTTAATAAATTGTTCCATATAATCACCCTAATATAAACGCATTAAAATTTGAATATAACCTAGTAATAAAATTTACCATTGTTATTAACATCCAAGGCATTAATATCATCAAACCAAAAAAAACACCAAGTATTTTGGGTACAAAAGCTAAAGTCTGTTCTTGAATTGATGTTACTGCTTGAAAAATACTAACAATTAAACCGACACCAAGAGCTATTAACAATAATGGGCCAGAAAGGGTAATAATTAACATAAGTGCTTCTTTCGCTAAGTCAATTACTCTCTCTTGATTCATTTTCCACACACCTTTTACTAATAAAACGTTTTAACGAGTTCTCCAATTACCAAACTCCATCCATCTGCCAATATAAATAATAATATCTTAAATGGTAAAGAAATCATAACTGGTGGTAACATCATCATCCCCATAGACATAAGCGTTGAAGCAACAACCATATCTATGACTAAGAAAGGAATGTAAATTAAGAAACCAATTATAAATGCAGCTC contains these protein-coding regions:
- the fliR gene encoding flagellar biosynthetic protein FliR; this encodes MEQFINPFFQLDIFLLMLIRMVSFISVVPLFGIKNIPVYAKIGLAFFLTLILFNLVPIQPINYFETVIGYAFFVMQEIFVGWLIGFGVFVTFSIINLAGQLIDHNIGFAMVNVFDPLSQVQLPVTANFYYYIFLLLLITTNMHFYILQGIIESFKLIPIGGVSVNPALYTTMINFITDYFVIAFKISSPIFAGILIVNVILGILARTVPQMNMFVVGLPLKLIIGLTILLITIGLMPAVGDFIFYRMIQTMDQLIRGMMP
- the fliQ gene encoding flagellar biosynthesis protein FliQ, which encodes MNQERVIDLAKEALMLIITLSGPLLLIALGVGLIVSIFQAVTSIQEQTLAFVPKILGVFFGLMILMPWMLITMVNFITRLYSNFNAFILG